From Desulfobacterales bacterium, a single genomic window includes:
- a CDS encoding putative molybdenum carrier protein — MNKKHIAIKQIVSGGQTGADMAALDFAIQYKIPHGGWVPKGRKNENGIIPKKYKMKEIDKENYVQRTAQNVIDSDGTVIISHGELIGGSLRTLEFAIKYNKPCLHIDLNSLDIPSSSEKLLFWINENKIEVLNVAGSRASKDSKIYEMTKKILENMFKS; from the coding sequence ATGAATAAAAAACATATAGCCATTAAACAAATTGTTTCTGGAGGACAAACTGGCGCTGACATGGCAGCCCTTGATTTTGCAATTCAATATAAAATACCCCATGGAGGCTGGGTGCCAAAGGGAAGAAAAAATGAGAATGGCATTATCCCTAAAAAATATAAAATGAAAGAAATTGATAAAGAAAACTATGTCCAAAGAACTGCTCAAAATGTTATTGATTCTGATGGAACTGTAATTATTTCCCATGGAGAATTAATTGGAGGCTCATTACGCACACTTGAATTTGCAATCAAATATAATAAGCCATGTCTTCATATTGATCTTAATAGTCTTGATATACCTTCTTCTTCTGAAAAATTACTTTTTTGGATTAATGAAAATAAGATTGAAGTCTTAAATGTGGCTGGCTCAAGAGCAAGTAAAGATTCTAAAATTTATGAAATGACAAAAAAAATTCTTGAAAATATGTTTAAATCTTAA
- a CDS encoding TIGR00266 family protein: MAELQKIGDIDPFLLVNLNRGEKIYAESDAMVTMETTLELKGKMRGGFLSALGRRLTAGESFFQQSIEAVSGDGQALLAPTLPGDIEVLEIGQKQYRLNDGAFLAATNEVEINIKSQGIGQAFFGGTGGFFIMETSGHGKLAISGFGSIFQLDVTPTTDVIVDNFHVIAWDRTLNYNISASTSKQGFLGTLVNSATSGEGLVNRFSGNGKVYVCSRNRGGLLTWIISYIQKNR; the protein is encoded by the coding sequence ATGGCTGAATTACAAAAAATTGGTGATATTGATCCTTTTTTATTAGTAAATCTAAACAGAGGGGAAAAAATTTATGCAGAATCAGACGCTATGGTAACTATGGAAACAACTTTAGAGCTTAAAGGTAAAATGCGAGGTGGATTTTTAAGCGCACTTGGAAGAAGGCTCACTGCAGGAGAATCTTTTTTTCAACAATCCATAGAAGCAGTTTCAGGAGACGGTCAAGCTCTCCTTGCGCCAACATTGCCAGGTGATATAGAAGTCCTTGAAATTGGCCAAAAACAATACAGATTAAATGACGGAGCATTTCTTGCCGCAACTAATGAAGTTGAAATTAACATAAAATCCCAAGGAATAGGCCAAGCCTTTTTTGGAGGAACGGGCGGTTTTTTTATAATGGAAACTTCAGGTCATGGCAAATTAGCAATATCAGGATTTGGCTCAATATTTCAGTTAGATGTAACTCCAACTACAGATGTTATTGTTGATAATTTCCACGTAATTGCATGGGATAGAACTTTAAATTATAATATTTCTGCAAGCACATCAAAACAAGGTTTTTTAGGAACTTTAGTCAACAGCGCTACAAGTGGTGAAGGTTTAGTAAATAGATTTAGCGGAAATGGAAAAGTATATGTATGTTCAAGAAACAGGGGAGGTCTTTTAACATGGATTATTTCTTACATCCAAAAAAATAGATAA